From one Ursus arctos isolate Adak ecotype North America unplaced genomic scaffold, UrsArc2.0 scaffold_26, whole genome shotgun sequence genomic stretch:
- the LOC113257499 gene encoding sulfotransferase 6B1-like, translating to MSFQNQSSVLHKFKGILFSTMSSEELLNSLDFFNAREDDVFLVSYPKSGTHWIAEVIGNIPNAQISLTSPIELGDISKFDELKMNCKRRVIPTHLSYNMLPVNIKQKQCKIIYIIRNPKDTAVSLFHYYRDNPNLPGIETWAAFFELFLRGDVVYGSWFDHVLSWEEHKNDKNILIIFYEEMKRDLSKSIKKITTFLGINVSDSEISKIARKTSFSEMKNNAAKENCDPNHTICALTSNRNLVFRKGAVGDWINYFTAKQRRVFDELFTEKMKHSELARHFEDYF from the exons ATGTCATTCCAGAACCAGTCAAGTGTTCTTCACAAATTCAAGGGGATCCTCTTTTCTACTATGTCTTCAGAAGAACTTCTAAATTCCCTGGACTTTTTCAATGCGAGAGAAGATGATGTGTTTCTGGTGTCCTATCCAAAATCTg GCACTCACTGGATCGCAGAGGTCATTGGGAACATTCCCAATGCTCAAATTAGTCTAACGTCTCCTATCGAGTTGGGAGACATTTCTAAATTTGACGAGCTAAAAATGAACTGTAAGAGAAGAGTTATTCCCACACATTTGAGCTACAACATGCTACCAGTGAATATCAAGCAAAAACAATGCAAG attatcTACATCATTAGGAATCCAAAAGATACGGCTGTTTCTTTATTCCACTACTACAGAGATAACCCGAATCTCCCTGGCATTGAAACCTGGGCTGCATTTTTCGAGCTTTTCCTAAGAGGAGATG TTGTCTATGGATCCTGGTTTGATCACGTTTTAAGCTGGGAAGAgcacaaaaatgataaaaacattctAATTATATTctatgaagaaatgaagaga GATCTTTCGAAAAGCATCAAGAAAATAACTACTTTCCTCGGCATAAATGTGAGTGACAGTGAAATTAGTAAGATTGCTCGGAAAACGTCgttcagtgaaatgaaaaataatgcagCCAAAGAAAACTGTGACCCCAATCATACCATCTGTGCCCTCACATCGAATAGGAACCTGGTGTTCAGGAAAG GAGCGGTGGGTGATTGGATAAACTACTTCACTGCAAAGCAGAGGAGAGTATTTGATGAACTattcacagagaaaatgaaacacagcGAACTAGCAAGACACTTTGAAGATTACTTTtaa